One segment of Planktothrix serta PCC 8927 DNA contains the following:
- the tpiA gene encoding triose-phosphate isomerase, translating into MRKVIIAGNWKMFKTQAEAQEFLQGFTSHLDETPEDREVVLCVPFTTLGIMSKSLHGSRILLGAQNIHWEDSGAYTGEISGPMLLEFGIRYVVVGHSERRQYFGETDETVNFRLRAAQRYGLIPILCVGETKQQRDAGETEQVIFSQLEKDLIGVDQNNLVIAYEPIWAIGTGDTCETKEANRVIGLIRSKLINPNVTIQYGGSVKPNNIDEIMRQPEIDGALVGGASLQPEDFARLVNYQ; encoded by the coding sequence GTGAGAAAAGTAATTATTGCGGGTAACTGGAAAATGTTTAAAACCCAAGCAGAAGCTCAAGAGTTTCTACAAGGGTTTACAAGTCATTTAGATGAAACCCCAGAAGACCGGGAAGTGGTACTGTGTGTACCGTTTACCACCTTGGGGATTATGTCCAAAAGTTTACATGGGAGTCGAATTCTCCTAGGCGCTCAAAATATACATTGGGAAGATTCAGGAGCATATACTGGGGAAATTTCTGGCCCGATGTTACTTGAATTTGGGATACGCTATGTTGTTGTCGGTCACAGTGAACGACGTCAATATTTTGGCGAAACGGATGAAACGGTGAATTTTCGACTCAGAGCGGCTCAACGTTACGGGTTAATCCCCATTTTATGTGTGGGAGAAACGAAACAACAACGGGATGCAGGGGAAACTGAACAGGTGATTTTCTCTCAGTTGGAAAAAGATTTAATTGGTGTTGATCAAAACAATTTAGTGATTGCTTATGAACCGATTTGGGCAATTGGAACAGGGGATACTTGTGAAACAAAAGAAGCCAATCGCGTGATTGGTTTAATTCGCAGTAAATTAATCAATCCTAATGTAACCATTCAATATGGTGGTTCTGTCAAACCCAATAATATTGATGAGATTATGAGACAGCCAGAAATTGATGGCGCCTTAGTTGGAGGGGCGAGTTTGCAACCCGAAGATTTTGCCCGACTTGTTAATTATCAGTAA
- a CDS encoding PCP reductase family protein, which translates to MPNADYCDELHWLPEAKVKLKNIPYFVRTQARQRIEQLAREADEGIVTPEIVEQARLEFGQ; encoded by the coding sequence ATGCCTAACGCTGATTATTGCGATGAACTTCACTGGCTTCCTGAAGCTAAAGTCAAACTGAAAAATATCCCCTACTTTGTTCGGACTCAAGCCAGACAACGCATTGAACAACTCGCCAGGGAAGCAGACGAAGGTATTGTGACCCCAGAAATTGTGGAACAAGCTCGATTGGAATTTGGCCAATAA